The window TGGGGGCCCTGGCAAGCGATCGGCTGCGCACTCTGACCGCTTACCTGATCATCGTTTCCATTGGTATGCTGTTGACGGCGGTGGGATTGTTCAAAACACCCGGCTTGAGCGCGGCGCTCGTATATTTGATGCATACGACATTGATCACGGCGGGGCTTTTCCTGCTGTGCCACATAGTTGGCGCGCAGCGCGGCGAGACGGAGGATCGGTTGAGTGTTGCGTCGCCAGTGGCGCAGCCGCTTGTGCTTGGGCTCCTGTTTTTCATCGCCGCGGTTGCGATCGTCGGGCTGCCGCCGTTAAGCGGATTTCTCGGCAAGCTCATGATCCTGATCAGTGCGCGCGACCACGCGGCGATGGCGTGGATATGGAGCATCGTGCTCACCGCCAGTTTGCTCACCTTGATCAGCATGAGCCGCGCCGGCAGCATCGTGTTCTGGAAATCAACGACAAGCGCCTCGCGCAATCCCGCGAGTCTTGCGATTCGCGCCGGTATCGCGTCGATCGCGCCCGCGGGCGCGCTATTGAGCGGCGGTGTACTGCTGGTAGCGTTTGGCGAACCCGTCACCGAGTTTGCCGGCGCGACGGCCGCGCAATTGATGCGTCCGTATAGTTACGTTTCGGGCGTCCTCGGCGACGGCGACTCAACAGCGCCTTTAACCGAAGAGCCATAACGCGTGACGATGAAAAACATCTTGCTGCCGCACCCGACCCTGAGCGGCGTGCTGCTCATCGTGTGGCTGCTGCTGAACAACAGCGTGGCACCCGGCCATATCGTGCTTGGGGCTTTCATAGCCTTTTCGATCCCGGTTTTCACCCGCGTGCTATGGCCGCGGCCCGCGCGTATCCACCGCCCGGACCTGGTGCTCAAACTCGTGGGCGTGGCGCTATGGGATATCGTCAAGGCCAACATCGAGGTCGCCACCCGTATCCTCGGTTCGCAAAAAAACCTGCGACCGCGCTTCGTGCGGCTGCCACTGGAGCTT is drawn from Gammaproteobacteria bacterium and contains these coding sequences:
- a CDS encoding Na+/H+ antiporter subunit E is translated as MKNILLPHPTLSGVLLIVWLLLNNSVAPGHIVLGAFIAFSIPVFTRVLWPRPARIHRPDLVLKLVGVALWDIVKANIEVATRILGSQKNLRPRFVRLPLELDNDYAITTLASVISLTPGTVTADVAVDRKSLLIHCLHVDDEAALIDTIKRRYEAPLKEIFA